From the genome of Halomonas sp. I5-271120, one region includes:
- a CDS encoding sodium:solute symporter family protein: MSQFAINLLFVGASFALYIGIAIWARAGSTKDFYVAGGGVHPVTNGMATAADWMSAASFISMAGLLASGGYANSTFLMGWTGGYVILAMLLAPYLRKFGKFTVPDFIGDRFYSNTARLVAVICLIVASITYVIGQMTGAGVAFSRFLEVSNTWGIWIAAFIVFLYAVFGGMKGITYTQVAQYVVLIIAYTIPAVFIALELTGNPIPGLGMFSTHTASGVPLLEKLDDVINALGFRDYTADVDNKLNMVLFTMSLMVGTAGLPHVIIRFFTVPKVADARWSAGWALVFIALLYLTAPAVGSMARLNLMTTVYPDMAGQVESYEDAANNPILYADRPEWIKTWEETNLITFDDKNGDGRIQVYNDSNADFAETAAQRGWNGSELNVNNDILVLANPEIANLPGWVIGLIAAGGIAAALSTAAGLLLAISSAVSHDLIKTMINPQITEKGEMLAARISMAGAILLATFLGLNPPGFAAQTVALAFGIAGASLFPVLMMGIFSKRMNNHGAVAGMLSGLVATLLYIFTYLGWFFIPGTNTLPNTPDNWILGISPLSFGAVGAMINFAVAFSVSRATKAPPQEIQDLVESVRYPKGAGMAVDH; encoded by the coding sequence ATGAGTCAATTTGCCATTAACCTGCTATTCGTGGGCGCTTCCTTCGCCCTGTATATCGGGATCGCGATCTGGGCCCGAGCGGGTTCCACCAAGGACTTCTACGTCGCTGGCGGCGGGGTACATCCGGTCACCAACGGCATGGCCACGGCCGCCGACTGGATGTCGGCGGCATCATTCATTTCCATGGCCGGCCTGCTGGCTTCTGGCGGCTACGCCAACTCCACCTTCCTGATGGGCTGGACCGGCGGCTACGTCATCCTGGCGATGCTGCTGGCCCCCTACCTGCGCAAGTTCGGCAAGTTTACCGTGCCGGACTTCATCGGTGACCGCTTCTACAGCAACACCGCGCGCCTGGTAGCGGTGATCTGCCTGATCGTGGCCTCGATCACCTACGTCATCGGTCAGATGACTGGTGCCGGCGTTGCCTTCTCGCGCTTCCTCGAAGTCAGCAACACCTGGGGCATCTGGATCGCCGCCTTCATCGTGTTCCTGTATGCGGTCTTCGGCGGCATGAAGGGCATTACCTACACCCAGGTGGCCCAGTACGTGGTGCTAATCATCGCCTACACCATCCCGGCGGTGTTCATTGCGCTGGAACTGACCGGCAATCCCATTCCCGGGCTCGGCATGTTCAGCACTCACACCGCATCCGGTGTGCCGCTGCTCGAGAAACTGGATGATGTGATCAATGCACTGGGCTTCCGCGACTACACGGCAGACGTCGACAACAAGCTGAACATGGTGCTGTTCACCATGTCGCTCATGGTCGGTACCGCGGGCCTGCCCCACGTCATCATCCGCTTCTTCACCGTGCCCAAGGTCGCCGATGCGCGCTGGTCCGCCGGCTGGGCACTGGTGTTCATCGCCCTGCTCTACCTGACCGCCCCGGCCGTGGGCTCCATGGCACGCCTGAACCTGATGACCACCGTCTATCCGGACATGGCCGGCCAGGTCGAGAGCTACGAGGACGCCGCCAACAACCCGATCCTCTATGCCGACCGTCCCGAGTGGATCAAGACCTGGGAAGAGACCAATCTGATCACCTTCGACGACAAAAACGGCGACGGTCGCATCCAGGTCTACAACGACAGCAACGCCGACTTCGCCGAGACTGCCGCACAGCGTGGCTGGAACGGTAGCGAGCTCAACGTCAATAACGACATCCTGGTACTGGCTAACCCGGAGATCGCCAACCTGCCCGGCTGGGTCATCGGCTTGATCGCTGCAGGTGGTATCGCGGCAGCCCTGTCCACGGCCGCCGGCCTGCTGCTGGCCATCTCGTCGGCGGTCAGCCATGACCTGATCAAGACCATGATCAACCCGCAGATCACCGAGAAGGGCGAGATGCTGGCGGCACGCATCTCGATGGCCGGTGCCATCCTGCTGGCGACCTTCCTGGGCTTGAACCCCCCGGGCTTCGCGGCGCAGACGGTGGCCCTGGCCTTCGGCATCGCCGGTGCCTCGCTATTCCCGGTGCTGATGATGGGCATCTTCTCCAAGCGGATGAACAACCATGGCGCCGTGGCCGGCATGCTCTCGGGCCTGGTCGCCACCCTGCTGTACATCTTCACCTACCTGGGATGGTTCTTCATTCCGGGCACCAACACTCTGCCTAATACCCCGGATAACTGGATCCTGGGCATCTCGCCGCTGTCCTTCGGTGCGGTAGGCGCGATGATCAACTTCGCCGTGGCCTTCAGCGTCTCCCGCGCCACCAAGGCGCCGCCGCAGGAAATCCAGGACCTGGTGGAAAGCGTCCGCTATCCGAAGGGTGCTGGCATGGCGGTGGATCACTAA
- a CDS encoding NahK/ErcS family hybrid sensor histidine kinase/response regulator, whose protein sequence is MFHGWLLIAISLLYIIVLFAIAWRGDRHAQQHGPSQRRPIIYSLALAIYCTSWTFYGAVGEAATSGWSFASIFVGPILTFLLFWPVLAKMIRVAKHQNVTSIADFIASRYGKTQSLAAFASLVALIGTLPYIALQLKAVAAAFQVLTDSTDVTRAPLFADTAFYVAAVMALFAILFGTRHTDATEHHEGLIQAIAFESLVKLAAFLMLGAYVTWGLFDGLGDLLARADIQLELQRQLAEQDFGNGFWAQTLLAMLAVFCLPRQFHVAVVENTHRDDARRARWLFPLYLVAFGVFVLPLAAAGLTLFSGTNIEPDTYVLAIPMAADNVPLTLLTFIGGFSAATGMVIVATVAISIMISNEIVIPLLFRLRWFDTKARDYGRLVLRARRVTIVIILGLAYGFYQLTAEFSTLASTGMLSFAAAAQFAPALLGGLYWKRGNRLGVIVGMNIGFAIWAYTLLTPALIQAGVLPGDWLAGGPLGIGWLSPTDLFGLNVSDNFTHGVMLSLGLNLFGYIFVSQMTPQRVVERIQASLFVDSVETRQTPVNRPWAGATTVGDLKVLCERFLGADQVQRAFDDYARRNGKNLEDPQRASIDIIQFTERFLASVLGASSARIVVNSALQGRGIGISDVISIVDEASQVLEFNRALLQATIENINQGISVVDQNLRLVVWNQRYLELFRFPDHLIRVGAPFDKVLRYNAHNGEYGPGDPEEHVELLVDNIREGQPHRYVRYRQDSTVLEVQGMPMPGGGFVYTYQDITRQKRTEEALIRSENNIRIYTDNVPALIAYFDKECRYLFTNRAYEQVFGIDRNAVIGKRFEEVMPRHVADEGLPWMRRSLSGERVSFEISQRDDEGGTRYLLVTYTPHFGDSGTILGFFALYQDITERRLAEIALKETNENLEERVRERTLALSDANAALRQENRVRAEAEQALRQAKQVAEDANASKTRFLAAASHDLLQPLNAARLFTSALAQQDDAEDLSRTISHIDNSLQAAEELLSTLLDISKLDAGALTPRRSHFALADVFRPLRAEFEVMAEERGLDLVVVATEQWVDSDAQMLRRIVQNFLSNAIRYTQQGRVLLGCRRREGQLVIEVWDTGPGIPEAKQAEIFQEFRRLDQASRHKESEKGLGLGLSIADRMSRVLDHPIRVRSWEGVGTVFSVAVPTVAAQQASTQEEPSPRRAGNKLAGTRVVCIDNETLILEGMKAMLTGWGCEVFTATSIGGAKSILRHLQSDPDAILADYHLDNEVTGLMALDALAERSEGPVPGIVITADRTEEVAEEIKRAGYQLLLKPVRPAALRALLTRTLQANRASSRHES, encoded by the coding sequence ATGTTCCACGGCTGGCTACTGATCGCCATATCGCTTCTGTATATCATCGTCCTCTTCGCCATTGCCTGGCGGGGCGACCGTCATGCCCAGCAGCATGGGCCAAGCCAACGACGCCCAATCATCTACAGTCTGGCGCTGGCCATCTACTGCACCTCCTGGACCTTCTATGGTGCAGTGGGTGAGGCCGCCACCTCGGGCTGGTCGTTTGCCAGCATCTTCGTCGGCCCGATCCTGACCTTCCTGCTGTTCTGGCCGGTGCTGGCCAAGATGATCCGCGTCGCCAAGCATCAGAACGTCACCTCGATCGCCGACTTCATCGCCTCCCGCTACGGCAAGACCCAGTCGCTTGCCGCCTTTGCAAGCCTGGTGGCGCTGATTGGCACCCTGCCCTACATCGCCCTGCAGCTGAAGGCGGTAGCGGCCGCCTTCCAGGTGCTCACCGACAGCACCGACGTGACCCGCGCCCCGCTGTTCGCCGACACCGCCTTCTACGTAGCGGCGGTGATGGCGCTGTTCGCGATCCTCTTCGGCACCCGCCATACCGATGCCACCGAGCATCACGAGGGCCTCATCCAGGCCATTGCCTTCGAGTCACTGGTCAAGCTAGCGGCCTTCTTGATGCTCGGCGCCTACGTCACTTGGGGGCTCTTCGACGGCCTGGGTGACCTGCTGGCACGGGCCGACATCCAGCTTGAGCTGCAGCGCCAACTGGCCGAACAGGACTTCGGCAACGGCTTCTGGGCGCAGACCCTGCTGGCGATGCTGGCGGTCTTCTGCCTGCCGCGTCAGTTTCACGTTGCCGTGGTCGAGAACACGCACCGCGACGATGCGCGGCGCGCCCGCTGGCTGTTCCCGCTCTACCTGGTCGCCTTCGGGGTCTTCGTGCTGCCGCTAGCCGCCGCCGGCCTGACGCTGTTCTCCGGCACCAACATCGAGCCCGATACCTATGTGCTGGCCATTCCCATGGCGGCCGACAATGTGCCGCTGACGCTGCTGACCTTCATCGGCGGCTTCTCGGCGGCCACTGGCATGGTGATCGTCGCCACCGTGGCGATCTCGATCATGATCTCCAACGAGATCGTCATTCCGCTGCTGTTCCGCCTGCGCTGGTTCGATACCAAGGCTCGGGACTATGGCCGACTGGTGCTGCGCGCCCGCCGCGTCACCATCGTGATCATCCTGGGGCTTGCCTACGGCTTCTATCAGCTGACCGCTGAATTCAGCACCCTGGCCTCCACCGGCATGCTGTCGTTCGCCGCCGCCGCCCAGTTCGCCCCGGCTCTGCTCGGCGGCCTGTACTGGAAGCGCGGCAATCGTCTGGGCGTGATCGTCGGCATGAACATCGGCTTCGCCATCTGGGCCTACACGCTGCTGACGCCTGCCCTTATCCAGGCCGGGGTGCTGCCCGGCGATTGGCTCGCCGGCGGGCCGCTGGGCATTGGCTGGCTCTCGCCCACTGACCTGTTCGGCCTCAATGTCAGCGATAACTTCACCCACGGCGTGATGCTGTCACTCGGCCTCAACCTGTTCGGTTATATCTTCGTCTCGCAGATGACCCCGCAGCGGGTGGTCGAGCGCATCCAGGCGTCACTGTTCGTCGACAGCGTCGAGACCCGCCAGACACCGGTCAACAGGCCCTGGGCGGGCGCCACCACGGTGGGCGATCTCAAGGTACTGTGTGAGCGCTTCCTCGGCGCCGATCAGGTGCAGCGCGCTTTCGATGACTACGCCCGGCGCAACGGCAAGAACCTCGAGGACCCGCAGCGCGCCTCCATCGATATCATCCAGTTCACCGAGCGCTTCCTGGCTTCGGTGCTCGGCGCCTCCTCGGCGCGCATCGTCGTCAACTCTGCACTGCAGGGGCGCGGTATCGGTATCTCGGACGTGATCTCGATCGTCGATGAGGCCTCCCAGGTGCTCGAGTTCAACCGCGCCCTGCTTCAGGCCACCATCGAGAACATCAACCAGGGCATCAGCGTGGTCGACCAGAACCTGCGCCTGGTGGTGTGGAACCAGCGCTACCTGGAGCTGTTCCGCTTCCCCGACCATCTGATTCGGGTCGGCGCTCCCTTCGACAAGGTACTGCGCTATAACGCCCACAACGGCGAATACGGCCCGGGCGATCCCGAAGAGCATGTCGAGTTGCTGGTCGACAACATCCGCGAGGGTCAGCCCCACCGCTATGTGCGCTATCGCCAGGACAGCACCGTGCTCGAGGTGCAGGGCATGCCGATGCCGGGGGGCGGCTTCGTCTATACCTACCAGGACATCACCCGCCAGAAGCGCACCGAGGAAGCGCTGATCCGCTCGGAGAACAACATCCGCATCTACACCGACAACGTGCCGGCGTTGATCGCCTACTTCGACAAGGAATGTCGCTACCTCTTCACCAACCGTGCCTATGAACAGGTCTTCGGCATCGACCGCAATGCGGTGATCGGCAAGCGCTTCGAGGAGGTGATGCCGCGGCACGTCGCCGACGAGGGCCTGCCCTGGATGCGCCGCTCACTGTCCGGCGAGCGGGTCAGCTTCGAGATTTCCCAGCGCGATGACGAGGGCGGCACCCGCTACCTGCTGGTCACCTATACGCCGCACTTCGGCGACAGCGGCACCATCCTCGGTTTCTTCGCCCTCTATCAGGACATCACCGAACGCCGCCTAGCCGAGATTGCCCTCAAGGAGACCAACGAGAACCTCGAGGAACGAGTGCGCGAGCGCACCCTGGCGCTCTCGGATGCCAACGCCGCCCTGCGCCAGGAGAACCGGGTACGCGCCGAGGCCGAGCAGGCCCTGCGCCAGGCCAAACAGGTGGCCGAAGATGCCAACGCCTCCAAGACCCGCTTCCTGGCGGCGGCCAGCCACGACCTGCTGCAGCCCTTGAACGCCGCGCGCCTGTTCACCTCGGCACTGGCTCAACAGGACGACGCCGAAGACCTGTCGCGCACCATCAGCCATATCGACAACTCGCTGCAGGCGGCCGAGGAGCTGCTCAGCACCCTGCTCGACATCTCCAAGCTGGACGCCGGGGCCCTGACCCCGCGCCGCAGCCACTTCGCACTGGCCGATGTCTTCCGTCCACTGCGCGCCGAGTTTGAAGTAATGGCCGAGGAGCGGGGCCTGGACCTGGTGGTGGTTGCGACCGAACAGTGGGTCGACAGCGACGCCCAGATGCTCAGGCGCATCGTGCAGAACTTCCTCTCCAACGCCATCCGTTACACCCAACAGGGTCGGGTGCTGCTGGGCTGTCGCCGCCGCGAGGGACAGCTGGTCATCGAGGTCTGGGATACCGGCCCCGGCATTCCCGAGGCCAAGCAGGCCGAAATCTTCCAGGAGTTCCGCCGCCTCGATCAGGCCTCGCGGCACAAGGAAAGCGAGAAGGGACTGGGCCTGGGGCTGTCGATCGCCGACCGCATGAGCCGGGTGCTGGACCATCCGATCCGGGTGCGTTCCTGGGAGGGCGTCGGCACCGTCTTCTCGGTGGCCGTACCGACGGTGGCCGCCCAGCAGGCAAGCACTCAGGAAGAGCCCTCTCCGCGGCGCGCCGGCAACAAGCTCGCCGGCACGCGCGTAGTCTGTATCGACAACGAGACGCTGATCCTCGAGGGCATGAAGGCCATGCTCACCGGCTGGGGCTGCGAGGTTTTCACTGCCACCTCGATCGGCGGCGCCAAGTCGATCCTGCGCCACCTGCAAAGCGATCCAGATGCAATACTCGCCGACTATCATCTGGACAACGAGGTGACCGGCCTGATGGCCCTGGACGCCTTGGCCGAACGCAGCGAGGGCCCGGTGCCCGGCATCGTGATCACCGCCGATCGCACCGAAGAAGTCGCCGAGGAGATCAAGCGAGCGGGCTACCAGCTGCTGCTCAAGCCGGTTCGCCCCGCCGCCCTGCGCGCGCTGCTGACCCGCACCCTGCAGGCCAACCGCGCCAGCAGCCGCCACGAGAGCTGA
- a CDS encoding response regulator transcription factor produces MAFAQKFIVADDHPLFRAALTQALRQLAPQAEIVEADTMEATTEVVTRHPDADLILLDLHMPGAHGFSGLIQLRGQNPDVPVAVVSGSDEPYVVRRAIDYGASGFIPKSSSLSLIAEAVGEILDGEVWLPAELADVLGEANEEESRFAEAIASLTPQQFRVLNMLTEGLLNKQIAYELNVSEAPIKAHVTAILRKLGVHSRTQAVIAAQKLEVEPPKVES; encoded by the coding sequence ATGGCCTTTGCCCAGAAATTCATCGTCGCCGATGATCATCCGCTGTTCCGCGCTGCCCTCACTCAAGCGCTGAGGCAGCTGGCGCCCCAGGCCGAGATCGTGGAAGCCGACACCATGGAAGCCACCACCGAGGTGGTGACTCGCCACCCGGATGCCGACCTGATCCTTTTGGACCTGCACATGCCGGGTGCCCATGGCTTCTCTGGGCTGATCCAGCTGCGCGGCCAGAATCCCGATGTGCCGGTGGCGGTCGTTTCCGGCAGCGATGAACCCTATGTGGTGCGTCGCGCTATCGACTACGGCGCCTCCGGCTTCATTCCCAAGTCTTCTTCTCTGTCGCTGATCGCCGAGGCGGTGGGTGAGATTCTCGACGGTGAAGTGTGGCTGCCCGCCGAGCTTGCTGACGTGCTCGGCGAGGCCAACGAGGAAGAGTCGCGCTTCGCCGAGGCCATTGCGTCGCTGACGCCGCAGCAGTTTCGGGTCCTCAACATGCTCACCGAAGGGCTGCTCAACAAGCAGATCGCCTATGAGCTGAATGTCTCCGAGGCGCCCATCAAGGCGCATGTGACCGCCATCCTGCGCAAGCTTGGCGTTCACTCCCGCACCCAGGCGGTGATCGCTGCCCAGAAGCTCGAGGTCGAGCCGCCCAAGGTCGAGTCCTGA
- the acs gene encoding acetate--CoA ligase — translation MTEQPHVHPVRDDIAANAWIDNAKYLAMYQQSVDDPEGFWAEQAKRLDWIKAPTRAKNTSFARDNVDIRWYEDGTLNVSANCLDRHLETRGDQPAIIWEGDDPSESKTLTYRELHARTCQLANAMKEMGVKKGDVVTLYMPMIPEAAMAMLACARLGAVHSVVFGGFSPDALAQRVIDAESKLIITADESVRGGKQVPLKDNVDAALTRKGAEVAESVLVVKRTGGDIDWHEGRDVWFHERVDGQSTDCPAEEMNAEDPLFILYTSGSTGTPKGLKHTTGGYLTYAAMTHQYVFDYQEGEVYWCTADVGWVTGHSYIVYGPLANGAITLMFEGVPSYPTHGRMGEIVDKHNVSILYTAPTAVRALMAHGDDVMASSKRDSLRLLGSVGEPINPEAWEWFYRVIGNSQCPIVDTWWQTETGGIMISPLPGATDLKPGSATRPFFGVRPALVDNEGHVLEGATDGNLVILDSWPGQARSIWGNHERFVQTYFSTYDNMYFTGDGCRRDEDGYYWITGRVDDVLNVSGHRMGTAEIESSLVAHDAVAEAAVVGFPHDIKGQGIYIYVTLNDGIDPSDALKKELTQWVRKDIGPIASPDVIQWAPGLPKTRSGKIMRRILRKIAANETDGLGDTSTLADPSVVEELIANRAAN, via the coding sequence ATGACCGAACAGCCACATGTCCATCCGGTGCGCGATGACATCGCCGCCAACGCCTGGATCGATAACGCCAAATACCTGGCCATGTATCAGCAATCGGTAGACGATCCGGAAGGGTTCTGGGCCGAGCAGGCCAAGCGGCTCGACTGGATCAAGGCGCCGACCCGGGCCAAGAATACGTCGTTCGCCAGAGACAATGTCGACATCCGCTGGTACGAGGATGGCACGCTCAACGTCAGTGCCAACTGCCTGGACCGTCATCTCGAGACCCGCGGCGACCAGCCGGCGATCATCTGGGAAGGCGATGACCCCAGCGAGTCCAAGACCCTGACCTATCGCGAGCTGCATGCCCGCACCTGTCAGCTGGCCAACGCCATGAAGGAGATGGGCGTGAAGAAGGGTGATGTGGTCACCCTCTACATGCCGATGATTCCCGAAGCGGCGATGGCCATGCTGGCCTGTGCGCGCCTCGGCGCCGTCCACTCGGTGGTGTTCGGCGGCTTCTCCCCGGACGCCCTGGCCCAGCGTGTCATCGATGCCGAGTCGAAGCTGATCATCACCGCCGATGAGTCGGTGCGCGGCGGCAAGCAGGTGCCGCTCAAGGACAACGTCGATGCGGCCCTGACCCGCAAGGGTGCCGAGGTGGCCGAGTCGGTGCTGGTGGTCAAGCGTACCGGCGGCGACATCGACTGGCACGAGGGTCGCGACGTCTGGTTCCACGAGCGTGTCGATGGTCAGTCCACCGACTGCCCGGCGGAGGAGATGAACGCCGAGGATCCGCTGTTCATCCTCTATACCTCCGGTTCCACCGGCACGCCCAAGGGCCTGAAGCACACCACCGGTGGCTACCTGACCTATGCGGCCATGACTCACCAGTACGTCTTCGACTATCAAGAAGGCGAGGTTTACTGGTGCACCGCCGACGTGGGCTGGGTGACCGGCCACAGCTACATCGTCTACGGTCCGCTGGCCAATGGCGCCATCACCCTGATGTTCGAGGGCGTGCCAAGCTACCCGACCCACGGGCGCATGGGCGAGATCGTCGACAAGCACAATGTCAGCATTCTCTATACCGCGCCCACCGCGGTGCGGGCGCTGATGGCACACGGTGACGACGTGATGGCCTCCAGCAAGCGCGACAGCCTGCGCCTGCTGGGGTCAGTGGGCGAACCGATCAACCCCGAGGCCTGGGAATGGTTCTACCGAGTGATCGGTAACTCCCAGTGTCCGATCGTCGACACCTGGTGGCAGACCGAGACCGGCGGCATCATGATCTCGCCGCTGCCTGGCGCCACCGACCTCAAGCCGGGCTCTGCCACGCGGCCCTTCTTCGGCGTGCGGCCTGCGCTGGTCGACAATGAAGGCCATGTGCTGGAAGGCGCGACCGACGGCAACCTGGTGATCCTCGACTCCTGGCCGGGGCAGGCCCGCTCGATCTGGGGTAATCACGAGCGCTTCGTGCAGACTTACTTCTCGACCTACGACAATATGTACTTCACTGGCGATGGCTGTCGTCGTGACGAGGACGGCTATTACTGGATCACCGGCCGTGTCGATGATGTGCTCAACGTTTCCGGGCATCGCATGGGGACCGCCGAGATCGAGTCCTCGCTGGTGGCCCACGATGCGGTGGCCGAGGCCGCGGTGGTCGGGTTCCCCCACGATATCAAGGGCCAGGGCATCTACATCTACGTGACCCTGAACGATGGCATTGACCCAAGCGACGCCCTGAAGAAGGAGCTGACCCAGTGGGTGCGCAAGGACATCGGGCCGATCGCCTCGCCGGACGTGATCCAGTGGGCGCCGGGGCTGCCCAAGACGCGGTCGGGCAAGATCATGCGCCGCATCCTGCGCAAGATCGCCGCTAACGAGACCGATGGCCTGGGCGATACCTCCACGCTTGCCGATCCTTCGGTGGTCGAGGAGTTGATCGCCAATCGCGCGGCCAATTGA
- a CDS encoding SprT-like domain-containing protein, which produces MTTPSSSAPVLPTPAPEELEPLDAAALQACLHRRVEAAWQLCREVHPGLPRPKVWLDLRGKSAGQAHFGRGGLRFNAQLFAENRQAFLVEVVPHEMAHWLVWHLDEGPRLRPHGHEWKTVMRQLFGLSPSTTHRFDVARASPAPYRYACGCQAHFFSLRRHRRAMRGQAYRCRQCAETLVYQSAQAFGKSQ; this is translated from the coding sequence ATGACCACCCCATCTTCTTCCGCTCCCGTTCTGCCAACCCCGGCCCCCGAGGAGCTAGAGCCGCTGGATGCCGCTGCGCTCCAGGCGTGTCTTCATCGGCGGGTCGAGGCCGCCTGGCAACTGTGTCGAGAGGTCCATCCTGGCCTGCCTCGGCCAAAGGTGTGGCTCGACCTGCGTGGCAAGAGCGCCGGCCAGGCGCATTTCGGCCGCGGCGGTCTGCGCTTCAATGCCCAACTTTTCGCCGAGAACCGTCAGGCATTCCTCGTCGAGGTGGTGCCCCACGAGATGGCGCACTGGCTGGTCTGGCACCTCGACGAAGGCCCTCGCCTGCGCCCCCATGGCCATGAGTGGAAGACGGTGATGCGCCAGCTGTTCGGGCTCTCGCCCAGCACCACCCATCGTTTCGATGTGGCCCGGGCGAGCCCTGCGCCTTATCGCTATGCTTGTGGCTGCCAGGCGCACTTCTTCAGCCTGCGTCGGCACCGCCGGGCCATGCGCGGCCAGGCGTATCGCTGTCGACAATGTGCCGAGACCTTGGTCTATCAATCCGCGCAGGCATTCGGGAAAAGCCAGTAA
- a CDS encoding YecA family protein: MSETPVPTPLIDDEALDRLDDFLESERVDADALDVIGAHGFLVALAVAPRETPATTWVGELFHGEPDFTDSAERDEILGFLEALKANAISTMEQGGLPELPFDLELGGIAPAETPIGDWCAAFMEAVFLDETAWFEGDEESAATLLLPFMALSGLFDDEPDMAELAGDEARLESLVRQLPELVLDLYLNYRVPPETAKPTPRKKKPAGKSGKGRRR; encoded by the coding sequence ATGTCCGAGACCCCCGTTCCCACGCCCCTGATCGACGACGAGGCACTCGACCGCCTCGATGACTTCCTCGAATCCGAGCGCGTCGATGCCGACGCCCTGGATGTGATTGGCGCCCACGGCTTTCTGGTGGCCCTGGCCGTCGCCCCCCGCGAGACGCCCGCCACCACCTGGGTCGGCGAGCTTTTCCACGGCGAACCGGACTTCACGGACAGCGCCGAGCGCGACGAGATCCTGGGGTTCCTCGAGGCCCTGAAGGCGAATGCCATCTCGACCATGGAGCAAGGCGGTCTGCCAGAGCTGCCCTTCGACCTGGAGCTTGGCGGCATCGCGCCGGCGGAAACGCCGATCGGCGACTGGTGCGCGGCCTTCATGGAGGCGGTATTCCTCGACGAGACCGCCTGGTTCGAGGGTGACGAAGAGAGCGCCGCCACCCTGCTGCTGCCTTTCATGGCGCTGTCGGGGCTGTTCGACGACGAGCCGGACATGGCGGAGCTGGCAGGCGACGAGGCGCGCCTCGAGTCACTGGTGCGCCAGCTGCCCGAGCTGGTGCTGGATCTCTACCTCAACTACCGGGTTCCGCCGGAAACCGCCAAGCCGACCCCACGCAAGAAGAAGCCAGCCGGCAAGAGCGGCAAGGGGCGCCGCCGCTAG
- a CDS encoding phosphatidylserine/phosphatidylglycerophosphate/cardiolipin synthase family protein — protein sequence MQGNWRDGNRFTLLAEAQQFLPEMFKAIESARESVILELYLMESGRLSESLIETLGAAAERGVTVLLLLDDYGAMGLETADRQRLAERGVAMRYFNPLAWRSLAHNLTRDHRKLLVIDGEVAFTGGFGSVDAFLGAWYEVAVRIEGPVVADWVRLFSKLWDSSLSRGEGEAALVRGLRVAPQEDRGASGMLGRVVWGQGYRYQAIRRSLLAQLKSAQDRVWICTPYFVPTLSLRNRLVRAARRGVDVRLLLPGVGHDHPGVRYAGQRFYGRMLRAGVRIFEFQPSFIHAKFSLADNWSAIGSCNFDHWNLQWNLEANQEVRDVRFAGEVQALFERNFLASQEVDAQRWAERPRLQRLREWLWGSVDSLLTRLR from the coding sequence ATGCAAGGCAACTGGCGCGACGGCAATCGCTTCACGCTGCTGGCAGAGGCCCAGCAGTTTCTTCCCGAGATGTTCAAGGCCATCGAGTCTGCTCGGGAGTCGGTGATCCTCGAGCTCTACCTGATGGAGTCAGGGCGGCTTTCCGAATCCCTGATCGAGACCCTGGGGGCGGCCGCGGAGCGAGGCGTGACGGTGCTGCTGCTGCTCGACGACTACGGTGCCATGGGGCTCGAGACCGCCGATCGCCAGCGACTCGCCGAGCGCGGCGTGGCGATGCGTTACTTCAACCCTCTCGCCTGGCGGTCGCTTGCCCACAATCTGACTCGTGATCATCGCAAGCTGTTGGTGATCGACGGTGAGGTGGCCTTCACCGGGGGCTTCGGGTCGGTCGATGCCTTCCTCGGCGCCTGGTACGAAGTGGCAGTGCGTATTGAAGGGCCGGTGGTCGCCGACTGGGTGCGGCTCTTCTCGAAGCTTTGGGATTCGTCGTTGAGTCGCGGCGAGGGAGAAGCTGCCCTGGTGCGGGGGCTGCGCGTGGCACCGCAGGAAGACCGCGGAGCGAGCGGCATGCTGGGGCGGGTGGTCTGGGGGCAGGGCTATCGCTACCAGGCGATTCGCCGTTCGTTGCTTGCGCAGCTGAAGTCGGCGCAGGACAGGGTCTGGATCTGCACGCCCTATTTCGTGCCTACCCTGAGTCTGCGCAACCGCCTGGTGCGGGCGGCGCGCCGCGGTGTGGACGTGCGCCTGCTGCTACCGGGAGTGGGCCATGATCACCCCGGCGTGCGCTATGCCGGCCAGCGTTTCTACGGCCGTATGCTGCGCGCCGGGGTGCGTATCTTCGAGTTCCAGCCAAGTTTCATCCATGCCAAGTTCTCGCTGGCGGACAACTGGAGCGCGATCGGCTCCTGCAACTTCGACCACTGGAACCTGCAGTGGAATCTGGAGGCCAATCAGGAGGTGCGCGACGTCCGTTTTGCCGGCGAAGTACAGGCGCTGTTCGAGCGCAACTTCCTGGCAAGCCAGGAGGTCGATGCCCAGCGCTGGGCAGAGCGCCCGAGGCTGCAGCGGCTGCGCGAATGGCTGTGGGGCAGCGTGGATTCTCTGCTCACCCGGCTACGCTGA